The following coding sequences lie in one Alicyclobacillus curvatus genomic window:
- a CDS encoding nicotinate-nucleotide--dimethylbenzimidazole phosphoribosyltransferase: MERQLNSLTKPLGSLGDVEDLAIQLAGMTGSTELTIDPAMVLLLAADHGVTAEGVSALKG; the protein is encoded by the coding sequence ATGGAAAGACAACTCAACTCGTTAACCAAACCCCTTGGCAGTTTAGGGGATGTCGAAGACCTCGCGATCCAACTTGCAGGCATGACCGGCTCGACGGAACTCACCATCGATCCGGCTATGGTTCTCCTGCTGGCCGCCGACCATGGGGTCACTGCGGAAGGGGTTTCTGCCCTGAAG